The following is a genomic window from Epinephelus moara isolate mb chromosome 17, YSFRI_EMoa_1.0, whole genome shotgun sequence.
ttcaacattcatgacgacTGTACGGGGCTGAATTTATATAGAACTCACCTGTAGACATTTTATTAAGGATTAAAGTTACACGTCATAGAGGGCGGggcctctttgagtgacaggctgtctgctgatcaTACTGCTGTGAAAGGAGGCCTGTTTTTGGTCTGCGTCTGACGTGGAAATCACCGACCAATCGGTGATTATAGAACAGTTGGTATAAAATGTGCAGACGTATccgtagtttgcagaaacgtacgaTGCCATCATTTCTTCTGGCTACTGGAATATTAAACATTTGtctgctcgtgtgtgtgtgtgtgcgtgtgtgtgtgtgactgtagtTCATTACATCCATAATTCATCTTCAGACAGCGCTCAGCTCTCTCCACGCTGTAGTCCCTGTGCCAGTATTCGTAACGAAACTTGGAGCCGTCACTCCACATCCAAAAAGAGAGCTATGGATAGAAAGacaaattttttatttataaatataaatgcatCTATGCTGCTGAGATCTGAACTTTTGTttagtatgcatttttaatttctcctagctatttgggatcggTAGGACACAATAAGTAGctataaataaaaacttaacACATTGTCATCGATAATAaggtcccaatgtcctcaaaggagtacttcctaattaacagcatcttagtTTGGTACTGTTGCTAAAACTGGTCAACTTTGTTGcaatatcaaactacaaactttatttatcataaataaacaagcttAAATCATGAAACGTGATCAGGTTTGTTCACATTTGTCTctggatcggctgcagactgacttggcagagatggcggccatcttgtttttcCATTGATCAGTGTAGTGTGCTCTAaccaccactagatggcacaaagaGTGTCCACagacgaggacaacaggtctgagttaattAGAATGAAGTGagggtcaagtaaacccaaagtgtgatgtcctcatatgaggctAAACATAACTTAAACTGCACTTTAAAGGTGCAAATTAAAATTCTACTGATAGGAAAGTTTGTGGCTCCTCACTCAGTCGagttttggggtaattttggaGATCTGGGTTAAATACAAGCTACAGTGACGTGACCTGCAGATGTGCAGTGTAACAGTCACATCAGCTAAACACAAAGACGTCCCTACATGTATGGCATCGTGGCCGCCGATCCAGGTGAGGGGGAAGTCGTGGCCATCTCCTCTGGTCAGAGCCTGGATGAAGTGATTCTCCTCGTAGCTGTGGACTGATGCCAGGTTGGCCCCTTCAAACAGACAGTAGCCCTGGAGGTgaccagagaggagagagtagCACCATGTTTGACTCATTGCATCATGACTGGATGTGTGAGCAGCTGTCCTCACCTCGGCTTCAGCCCACGTCTTCGGGCTGTCGATGAAGACGAAACACTGCTTTCCGAAGCGGGACCAGCCGTACGGGCAGTAGAACTCCCGGTCtataagaaaacaaacattttaaatattttacttttatttattctttttacaGCGCTGCTTTGACTCTGTATCAGTAACCACCTACTAAATCTGTTAATAGATACATAAATAAAGTTCAATATTTATGAAATGTGGTGGAGTACAACGTACAAGTATAAATcacagtacttaagtaaatgtacttagttacttcccAACACCGACCAAGAATCCCCTGCAGCAAAATGAAGCTTCCTGttccaacaaaaaataaaaatcatcacTCACCACAGTTAACGGGTACGGCCCCCAGCGGCGTCCTCGTGTTCGGTATCTCCTCTCCGGTGATGACGTTGACGCACCAGCAGTTCCCGGTGGAGTCGGAGCACTGCTGCGGGAGGAAGTTCCCGTGAGCGTCGCACTGTGGGATGAACGCTCCCATGATGTTGATGCCCTCCTGCCTCGCGTAATCGCAGAGACCCGAGTGCCTGCCGGAGAGGCTGGTGTTGGTGCTGAGCGGGACGGCTCGGCTCAGGGTCAG
Proteins encoded in this region:
- the si:dkeyp-75b4.10 gene encoding galactose-specific lectin nattectin, encoding MKVLSVSLTLGTFLTLSRAVPLSTNTSLSGRHSGLCDYARQEGINIMGAFIPQCDAHGNFLPQQCSDSTGNCWCVNVITGEEIPNTRTPLGAVPVNCDREFYCPYGWSRFGKQCFVFIDSPKTWAEAEGYCLFEGANLASVHSYEENHFIQALTRGDGHDFPLTWIGGHDAIHLSFWMWSDGSKFRYEYWHRDYSVERAERCLKMNYGFDRKWYYGSCDDFLPFVCAKRI